One genomic region from Xiphophorus couchianus chromosome 21, X_couchianus-1.0, whole genome shotgun sequence encodes:
- the adcyap1a gene encoding adenylate cyclase activating polypeptide 1a isoform X1, translating into MSSKATLALLIYGIIMHHSINCSPVGISFPSIRLDSELYDEGGNSLPSLDYDGDQLEVRSPSSVADDVFTMFYPSEKRMERHADGMFNKAYRKALGQLSARKYLHSLMAKRVGGGKTLDDSSEPLSKRHSDGIFTDSYSRYRKQMAVKKYLAAVLGKSLEDIGIQHILQAIDFDALPDGDELDAFLGDWLKQFSPEFAAL; encoded by the exons ATGTCTAGTAAAGCAACTTTAGCACTGCTCATCTATGGAATCATAATGCATCACAGCATCAACTGCTCGCCTGTAGGAATAAGCTTTCCAAGCATAAG aCTTGACAGTGAGCTTTATGATGAGGGTGGCAACTCCTTGCCCTCCCTGGATTATGATGGAGATCAGTTGGAAGTGAGAAGCCCCTCTTCTGTCGCAGATGATGTCTTCACCATGTTCTACCCATCAGAGAAAag AATGGAAAGGCATGCAGACGGCATGTTTAATAAAGCCTACAGGAAAGCGCTGGGTCAGTTATCAGCAAGGAAATACCTTCATTCTCTGATGGCAAAACGTGTAGG TGGGGGCAAAACGCTGGACGACAGCTCGGAGCCCCTCTCTAAGCGACACTCAGACGGGATCTTCACAGACAGCTACAGCCGCTACAGGAAGCAAATGGCTGTCAAGAAATACCTGGCGGCGGTCCTGGGGAAAAG CCTTGAAGACATAGGTATTCAACATATCCTACAAGCGATAGACTTTGACGCCCTCCCGGACGGGGATGAGCTTGACGCTTTTTTGGGAGACTGGCTGAAACAGTTTTCTCCCGAATTTGCG GCTTTGTGA
- the adcyap1a gene encoding adenylate cyclase activating polypeptide 1a isoform X2 has translation MSSKATLALLIYGIIMHHSINCSPVGISFPSIRLDSELYDEGGNSLPSLDYDGDQLEVRSPSSVADDVFTMFYPSEKSGGKTLDDSSEPLSKRHSDGIFTDSYSRYRKQMAVKKYLAAVLGKSLEDIGIQHILQAIDFDALPDGDELDAFLGDWLKQFSPEFAVSFRLFPETGISQVPPSFFFFVLFFFLTL, from the exons ATGTCTAGTAAAGCAACTTTAGCACTGCTCATCTATGGAATCATAATGCATCACAGCATCAACTGCTCGCCTGTAGGAATAAGCTTTCCAAGCATAAG aCTTGACAGTGAGCTTTATGATGAGGGTGGCAACTCCTTGCCCTCCCTGGATTATGATGGAGATCAGTTGGAAGTGAGAAGCCCCTCTTCTGTCGCAGATGATGTCTTCACCATGTTCTACCCATCAGAGAAAag TGGGGGCAAAACGCTGGACGACAGCTCGGAGCCCCTCTCTAAGCGACACTCAGACGGGATCTTCACAGACAGCTACAGCCGCTACAGGAAGCAAATGGCTGTCAAGAAATACCTGGCGGCGGTCCTGGGGAAAAG CCTTGAAGACATAGGTATTCAACATATCCTACAAGCGATAGACTTTGACGCCCTCCCGGACGGGGATGAGCTTGACGCTTTTTTGGGAGACTGGCTGAAACAGTTTTCTCCCGAATTTGCGGTGAGTTTCCGGCTCTTTCCCGAAACTGGGATTTCTCAAGTccctccttctttttttttctttgttctattcttttttctcactttgtga
- the adcyap1a gene encoding adenylate cyclase activating polypeptide 1a isoform X3, with protein MSSKATLALLIYGIIMHHSINCSPVGISFPSIRLDSELYDEGGNSLPSLDYDGDQLEVRSPSSVADDVFTMFYPSEKSGGKTLDDSSEPLSKRHSDGIFTDSYSRYRKQMAVKKYLAAVLGKRYRQRIRNKGRRMAYL; from the exons ATGTCTAGTAAAGCAACTTTAGCACTGCTCATCTATGGAATCATAATGCATCACAGCATCAACTGCTCGCCTGTAGGAATAAGCTTTCCAAGCATAAG aCTTGACAGTGAGCTTTATGATGAGGGTGGCAACTCCTTGCCCTCCCTGGATTATGATGGAGATCAGTTGGAAGTGAGAAGCCCCTCTTCTGTCGCAGATGATGTCTTCACCATGTTCTACCCATCAGAGAAAag TGGGGGCAAAACGCTGGACGACAGCTCGGAGCCCCTCTCTAAGCGACACTCAGACGGGATCTTCACAGACAGCTACAGCCGCTACAGGAAGCAAATGGCTGTCAAGAAATACCTGGCGGCGGTCCTGGGGAAAAGGTACAGACAGAGAATTAGAAACAAAGGACGGCGGATGGCGTATTTGTAG